Proteins from one Triticum aestivum cultivar Chinese Spring chromosome 7A, IWGSC CS RefSeq v2.1, whole genome shotgun sequence genomic window:
- the LOC123151701 gene encoding protein DETOXIFICATION 52-like, whose product MCTTTPAPSAPPVAVSGGKGLHHVYVTLAQCADVHGHGGDAAGAHCHPQLKCHRVDGHAVLLTVTGGETFREAVALCRLACPIALTALLLYSRTALSMLFLGSLGDLQLAAGSLAVAFANITGYSVLSGLSLGMDPLCSQAFGANQPRLLGLTLYRSVLFLLCCSLPLSALWLNMSKILFFLGQDREITVLAQQYLLFSLPDLFTFSLIHPLRVYLRSQGITQPLTTAAGAAVLFHVLANYVLVGRLGLGAEGVAAAASASNFVLLGVLLAHVSRRDTALREAWGPTAEWLAGWGQLARLAAPSCVSVCLEWWWYEVMILLCGLLPEPKPAVASMGVLMQTTALVYVFPSSLGFGVSTRVGNELGANRPGRARAAARVAVVGAAVMGLVAMSFAAGMRHAWGRLFTADADILRLTAAALPVVGLCELGNCPQTVGCGVLRGSARPSRAAHVNLGAFYLVGMPVAVVLAFWYGVGFVGLWLGLLAAQVCCAGLMLYAVGSTDWEAQARRAQALTSSSSPDVEMSDAGKGGGHASAAAAAAGGAGPEKGEHDEDRADRRRYEPLISNEKADPGSVQVL is encoded by the coding sequence ATGTGCACCACCACCCCTGCGCCGTCGGCGCCACCGGTGGCAGTCTCCGGTGGCAAGGGCCTCCACCACGTCTATGTCACGCTGGCCCAGTGCGCCGATGTTCACGGGCACGGGGGCGACGCGGCCGGCGCTCATTGTCACCCCCAGCTCAAGTGCCACAGGGTTGACGGCCACGCCGTGCTCCTGACTGTGACTGGTGGCGAGACTTTCCGCGAGGCGGTGGCACTGTGCCGGCTGGCGTGCCCGATCGCGCTGAcggcgctgctgctctactcccgCACAGCGCTGTCCATGCTCTTCCTCGGCTCCCTCGGCGACCTCCAGCTAGCGGCGGGTTCgctcgccgtcgccttcgccaaCATCACCGGCTACTCAGTGCTCTCTGGGCTCTCCCTCGGAATGGACCCGCTTTGCTCTCAGGCGTTTGGCGCCAACCAGCCGAGGCTCCTGGGCCTCACGCTCTACCGCTCTGTTCTCTTCTTGCTCTGCTGCTCGCTGCCGCTCTCTGCGCTGTGGCTCAACATGTCAAAGATCCTCTTCTTCCTCGGCCAGGACCGCGAGATCACGGTGCTCGCGCAGCAGTACCTCCTGTTCTCCCTCCCCGACCTCTTCACCTTCTCCCTGATCCACCCGCTACGCGTCTACCTCCGGTCGCAAGGTATCACGCAGCCGCTCACCACCGCCGCGGGCGCAGCCGTGCTGTTCCACGTGCTGGCCAACTACGTGCTGGTGGGGCGACTCGGGCTCGGTGCCGAGGGGGTTGCCGCCGCGGCGTCGGCTTCAAACTTCGTGCTACTCGGCGTGCTGCTCGCGCACGTCAGCCGGCGCGACACGGCGTTGCGGGAGGCATGGGGTCCCACGGCGGAGTGGCTCGCCGGATGGGGCCAGCTCGCGCGGCTGGCCGCTCCTAGCTGCGTGTCGGTGTGCTTGGAGTGGTGGTGGTACGAGGTGATGATCTTGCTGTGCGGGCTACTGCCGGAGCCAAAGCCAGCGGTGGCGTCCATGGGCGTGCTTATGCAGACGACGGCGCTTGTGTATGTCTTCCCGTCGTCCCTGGGCTTCGGCGTGTCGACCCGCGTGGGAAACGAGCTGGGCGCGAAtcgcccaggccgcgcgcgcgctGCGGCCCGCGTGGCCGTGGTCGGCGCCGCCGTGATGGGGCTCGTGGCCATGTCGTTCGCAGCGGGGATGCGCCACGCATGGGGTCGACTCTTCACCGCCGACGCCGACATCCTCCGCCTGACTGCCGCCGCGCTGCCGGTCGTAGGGCTCTGCGAGCTCGGCAATTGCCCGCAGACCGTCGGCTGCGGCGTACTCCGCGGCAGCGCGCGGCCGTCGCGAGCCGCGCACGTTAACCTCGGCGCTTTCTATCTTGTGGGCATgcccgtcgccgtcgtccttgCGTTCTGGTACGGCGTGGGCTTTGTTGGGCTATGGCTGGGGCTCCTCGCCGCCCAGGTCTGCTGCGCCGGGCTCATGCTGTACGCCGTGGGATCCACCGACTGGGAGGCGCAGGCGCGGCGGGCGCAGGCGCTGACATCGTCGTCCTCTCCAGACGTGGAGATGTCCGACGCTGGGAAGGGCGGGGGCcacgcgtcggcggcggcggccgcggcagggGGAGCCGGGCCCGAGAAAGGGGAGCACGATGAGGACAGGGCGGACAGGAGGCGCTACGAGCCATTGATCTCGAACGAGAAGGCCGACCCCGGGTCAGTGCAGGTGCTTTGA